Proteins co-encoded in one Pseudorhizobium banfieldiae genomic window:
- a CDS encoding BMP family ABC transporter substrate-binding protein gives MKKLIIALAASAALLGGFVSGAQAQDKTKVCFIYVGSKTDGGWTQAHDIGRQELQAHFGDKIETPFLENVPEGPDAERAIERMARSGCAMVFTTSFGFMDATIKVAEKFPDVKFEHATGFKAAENVATYNSRFYEGRYIQGQIAAKISEKGVAGYIASFPIPEVVMGINAFILGAQSVNPDFKLKVVWANTWFDPGKEADAAKALIDQGVDVLTQHTDTTAPMQVAAERGIKAFGQASDMIKAGPETQLTAIVDTWGAYYIKRTQALLDGNWKSEQIWDGLKDGILTMAPYTNMPDDVKAMAEETEAKIKSGELHPFTGPVKKQDGSDWLAEGEKAEDGALLGMNFYVAGVDDKLPQ, from the coding sequence ATGAAGAAACTGATCATTGCACTTGCCGCCTCGGCCGCCCTTCTCGGCGGCTTCGTCAGCGGCGCCCAAGCCCAGGACAAGACGAAAGTCTGCTTCATCTATGTCGGCTCCAAGACGGATGGCGGCTGGACGCAGGCGCACGATATCGGCCGTCAGGAACTGCAGGCGCACTTCGGTGACAAGATCGAGACACCGTTCCTCGAAAACGTTCCGGAAGGCCCGGATGCCGAGCGCGCCATCGAGCGCATGGCCCGCTCAGGTTGCGCGATGGTCTTCACGACCTCCTTCGGCTTCATGGACGCGACCATCAAGGTGGCTGAGAAGTTCCCGGACGTGAAGTTCGAGCACGCCACCGGCTTCAAGGCCGCTGAAAATGTCGCCACCTACAATTCGCGCTTCTATGAAGGCCGCTACATCCAGGGCCAGATCGCCGCGAAGATTTCGGAGAAGGGCGTGGCCGGTTACATCGCCTCGTTCCCGATTCCCGAAGTGGTGATGGGCATCAATGCCTTCATTCTCGGTGCGCAGTCGGTCAACCCCGACTTCAAGCTCAAGGTCGTCTGGGCCAATACCTGGTTCGATCCGGGCAAGGAAGCCGATGCGGCCAAGGCGTTGATTGACCAGGGCGTCGACGTGCTGACGCAGCATACCGATACTACCGCGCCCATGCAGGTTGCGGCAGAGCGCGGCATCAAGGCGTTCGGCCAGGCATCCGACATGATCAAGGCCGGACCGGAGACCCAGTTGACCGCAATCGTCGACACCTGGGGGGCCTACTACATCAAACGTACCCAGGCGCTGCTGGACGGCAACTGGAAGTCCGAACAGATCTGGGATGGCCTGAAGGACGGCATCCTGACCATGGCTCCCTATACGAACATGCCGGACGACGTGAAGGCGATGGCAGAAGAAACCGAAGCAAAGATCAAGTCGGGCGAGTTGCATCCATTCACCGGACCGGTCAAGAAGCAGGACGGTTCTGACTGGCTCGCGGAAGGCGAGAAGGCCGAAGACGGCGCTCTCCTCGGCATGAACTTCTACGTTGCCGGCGTGGACGACAAGCTGCCGCAGTAA
- a CDS encoding AEC family transporter, with protein MADITALLLPFFGLILIGYVAARVTRQPAEALGWMNTFIIYAALPALFFKLVSRTPIEDLARIDFIAADIAATYAIFILLFLIARFLRRASVADSTIQAFGGSYGNIGYMGPGLALLAFGDAAAVPVALIVCLENATHFIVAPAMMAVAGGDKRPPLQLAGEVVRKVALHPFIISTALGFLVAASGLAVPTAAQRLVDYLAQAAAPCALFAMGVTLALRPLKRVPVEIGYLSAAKLIIHPVAVYVVLSLAGDFDPVWVYAAVLLAALPSATNVFVISQQYGVWQERASATVLITTGLSVLTLPVLLYLITAGLLPPDLFP; from the coding sequence ATGGCCGACATCACAGCATTGCTGTTGCCCTTTTTCGGACTGATCCTGATCGGCTATGTCGCCGCTCGCGTGACGCGCCAGCCGGCCGAGGCGCTTGGCTGGATGAATACGTTCATCATCTATGCAGCCTTGCCGGCGCTTTTCTTCAAGCTCGTTTCGCGAACGCCGATCGAGGATCTGGCGCGCATCGACTTCATCGCTGCCGACATTGCCGCGACCTATGCAATCTTCATCCTGCTCTTCCTGATCGCGCGATTCCTCCGGCGTGCATCGGTGGCCGATTCAACCATTCAGGCGTTTGGGGGCTCCTACGGCAATATCGGCTATATGGGTCCGGGTCTCGCGCTCCTCGCCTTCGGCGATGCGGCTGCGGTGCCCGTCGCGCTCATCGTCTGCCTCGAGAACGCCACGCACTTCATCGTGGCGCCGGCCATGATGGCGGTGGCGGGCGGCGACAAACGACCGCCGCTTCAACTGGCCGGCGAAGTCGTGCGAAAGGTGGCGCTGCATCCGTTTATCATATCCACCGCGCTGGGTTTCCTAGTGGCGGCAAGCGGGCTTGCGGTGCCGACGGCGGCGCAGCGTCTTGTCGACTATCTGGCCCAGGCGGCCGCCCCTTGCGCGCTCTTTGCGATGGGCGTGACACTAGCGCTACGGCCGCTCAAACGGGTCCCGGTAGAGATCGGCTATCTGTCGGCCGCAAAGCTGATCATCCACCCGGTAGCAGTCTACGTGGTTCTGTCTCTTGCCGGCGACTTCGATCCTGTTTGGGTCTATGCGGCGGTCCTGCTCGCGGCACTTCCCAGCGCGACCAATGTCTTCGTCATCAGCCAGCAATACGGGGTCTGGCAGGAAAGGGCATCCGCAACCGTGCTGATCACCACGGGACTCTCGGTCCTGACGCTACCGGTGCTTCTCTACCTGATCACCGCCGGGCTTCTTCCGCCGGACCTCTTCCCGTAG
- a CDS encoding TIGR04290 family methyltransferase encodes MDARSDPGRHLKEQIDSLGPWFQNMRIGGVETAPEHFLGDYPNFKWQGFRHVIPDDLEGRSVLDIGCNAGFYAMEMKRRNAGRVVGLEPDPRYLEQARFAAKHEGLDIEYLQMSVYDVPKLKERFDLVIFMGVLYHLRHPLLALDLIYEHVADDLMLFQCLQRGDERLPELQENYDFSEWTVFDRPDYPKLFFVEERYASDPTNWFLPNSAAMEAMLRSAGFVIRDHPEREVYLLGRGQRHYAVEPPTFVCG; translated from the coding sequence ATGGATGCACGTAGCGATCCGGGACGCCACCTGAAGGAACAGATCGATAGCCTTGGTCCATGGTTCCAGAACATGCGGATCGGCGGTGTCGAAACGGCGCCCGAGCACTTTCTCGGCGACTACCCCAACTTCAAATGGCAGGGCTTCAGGCATGTCATTCCAGATGACCTGGAAGGCCGCAGCGTCCTCGATATCGGCTGCAATGCCGGCTTCTACGCGATGGAAATGAAGAGGCGGAACGCTGGGAGGGTCGTTGGCCTGGAGCCGGATCCCCGCTACCTGGAACAGGCGCGGTTCGCGGCCAAGCACGAGGGCCTCGATATCGAATACCTCCAGATGTCCGTCTACGACGTCCCGAAGCTCAAGGAGCGGTTCGACCTGGTGATCTTCATGGGCGTTCTGTACCACCTGCGGCACCCGCTGCTCGCCCTCGACCTGATCTACGAGCACGTCGCTGACGACCTGATGCTCTTCCAGTGCCTGCAGCGCGGCGATGAGCGTCTACCTGAACTCCAGGAAAACTACGACTTTTCAGAATGGACGGTCTTTGACCGGCCGGACTATCCGAAGCTGTTCTTCGTCGAGGAACGCTATGCAAGCGACCCGACGAACTGGTTCCTGCCCAATTCGGCTGCGATGGAGGCGATGCTGCGCAGCGCCGGCTTCGTCATTCGCGATCATCCGGAGCGTGAGGTCTACCTTCTTGGGCGCGGTCAGCGCCACTATGCGGTCGAGCCTCCGACTTTCGTCTGCGGCTGA
- a CDS encoding CgeB family protein, protein MRQSLDIVVLGLSLSSSWGNGHATTYRALLRGLKEEGHHVLFLERDVPWYASQRDLPAPDFCELQYYMQVEDLIGNYADRIRSADAVIIGSYVPEGVRVIDEAATLAPQRLCFYDIDTPVTLAKLDRNDEEYLARRQIPLFDAYFSFSGGEVLNRLEEVYGSRNAVALYCSVDPARYVNTGEAFEWDLGYLGTYSPDRQPTVQRLLLDVARRLPDRRFVVAGPQYPAEIDWPENVDRIEHLPPAEHASFYSRQRFTLNVTRADMTEAGWSPSVRLFEAAACGTPIISDYWRGLDELLPHEDAIIIARDTADVVAALSATNDAKRDEIAASAQARVLADHTGLARSRELVEALLAIPPGRETERHPRQRISA, encoded by the coding sequence ATGAGACAATCACTCGACATCGTTGTCCTCGGGCTTTCCCTCTCATCCTCCTGGGGCAATGGCCACGCCACCACCTACCGGGCGCTCCTGAGGGGCCTGAAGGAGGAGGGCCATCATGTGCTGTTCCTGGAGCGCGACGTTCCCTGGTACGCGAGCCAGCGCGATCTGCCAGCGCCGGACTTCTGCGAATTGCAGTACTATATGCAGGTGGAGGATCTGATCGGGAATTACGCTGACCGGATAAGGTCGGCAGACGCAGTGATCATCGGCTCCTACGTACCCGAGGGCGTCAGGGTTATAGACGAAGCCGCAACGCTGGCTCCGCAGCGCCTCTGCTTCTATGACATCGACACGCCAGTGACACTGGCGAAGCTCGACCGGAATGACGAGGAATATCTGGCGCGGCGGCAGATACCCCTTTTCGACGCCTATTTCTCGTTCTCGGGTGGTGAGGTGTTGAACAGGCTCGAGGAGGTGTACGGCTCACGAAATGCCGTCGCCCTCTATTGCTCGGTCGATCCGGCGCGTTACGTCAATACCGGCGAAGCTTTCGAATGGGACCTCGGCTACCTCGGCACCTACAGTCCCGATCGCCAGCCGACCGTTCAGAGGCTGCTGCTGGACGTCGCGCGCCGCCTGCCGGACAGACGCTTCGTCGTCGCTGGTCCGCAATATCCTGCGGAGATCGATTGGCCGGAGAATGTCGACCGGATCGAGCACCTGCCGCCCGCCGAGCATGCCTCCTTCTATAGCCGCCAGCGCTTCACGCTGAATGTGACGCGGGCCGACATGACCGAGGCCGGCTGGTCGCCCAGCGTGCGCCTTTTCGAGGCGGCCGCCTGCGGGACGCCGATCATCAGCGACTACTGGCGCGGGCTGGATGAGCTTCTGCCGCACGAGGACGCGATCATCATAGCACGCGACACTGCCGACGTCGTTGCGGCGTTATCCGCCACGAACGACGCGAAACGGGACGAAATCGCTGCATCCGCCCAGGCAAGGGTGCTTGCCGACCATACGGGCCTCGCCCGATCGCGGGAACTGGTGGAGGCGCTTCTGGCGATCCCGCCGGGGAGGGAGACGGAACGACATCCGCGACAACGCATTTCCGCTTGA
- the pcsA gene encoding phosphatidylcholine synthase yields the protein MIRRIFNYRKVPYAEIRAFSVHLLTASGSFLAFLGVVAAAESRFVDMFWWLGLALFVDGIDGPIARKVRVREVLPNWSGDTLDNIIDYVTYVLLPAFALYKSGMIGEPWSFVAAGLIVISSAIYYADTGMKTDEYFFSGFPVVWNMVIFTLFVIQASETTAFIVVIVSVILTFLPINFLHPVRVKRLRPVNLAILMIWCVLSGYSLLLHFASPDWLVYGVVASGIYLYFIGAILQLFPSLGRNA from the coding sequence GTGATCAGACGAATTTTCAACTACCGAAAAGTCCCCTATGCCGAGATCCGCGCGTTTTCCGTCCACCTCCTGACCGCATCGGGATCGTTTCTCGCCTTTCTCGGGGTGGTGGCAGCGGCCGAGAGCCGCTTTGTCGACATGTTCTGGTGGCTAGGGCTTGCACTGTTCGTAGACGGTATCGACGGTCCCATTGCACGCAAGGTGCGGGTGCGCGAGGTCCTGCCGAACTGGTCGGGAGATACGCTGGACAACATCATCGACTATGTCACCTATGTTCTTCTCCCTGCCTTTGCGCTCTACAAGAGCGGCATGATCGGCGAACCGTGGTCTTTCGTTGCCGCAGGGCTGATCGTGATCTCGAGCGCGATCTACTATGCCGACACCGGGATGAAGACGGACGAATATTTCTTCTCCGGCTTTCCCGTCGTCTGGAACATGGTGATTTTCACGCTCTTCGTCATCCAAGCGAGTGAAACCACCGCCTTCATCGTCGTGATCGTCTCTGTGATACTCACGTTCCTGCCCATCAACTTCCTTCACCCGGTGCGCGTCAAACGTCTAAGGCCGGTCAATCTGGCCATTCTCATGATCTGGTGCGTGCTCAGCGGATATTCCCTGCTGCTGCATTTCGCGTCTCCCGACTGGCTCGTTTATGGCGTCGTGGCGTCTGGGATTTACCTCTATTTCATCGGGGCAATCCTGCAATTGTTTCCGTCTCTTGGCAGGAACGCCTAA
- a CDS encoding ABC transporter permease, translating to MLEAILLTVITAATPLVIASLGELVTERAGVLNLGVEGMMIMGAVAAFAVTQATGSPYIGVAAGIIAGGIFSLLFGVLTLTLVANQVATGLALTILGLGLSGQIGESFVGQPGIKLQPIAIPLLSEIPLLGPLLFRQDIIFYLSVLLVGGIHWFLFRSRMGLKLRAIGDNHGSAHALGINVIRTRYLAVMFGGACAGLAGAHLSLVYTPQWVENMTAGRGWIALALVVFASWRPLRVLAGGYLFGAVTIGQLHAQALGIGIPSQLLSAMPYVATIVVLIIISHNRRTTLINTPASLGKPFVPER from the coding sequence ATGCTTGAGGCGATCCTGTTGACGGTAATCACCGCCGCGACGCCGCTTGTCATCGCGTCGCTCGGCGAACTGGTGACGGAGCGGGCAGGCGTGCTCAATCTCGGCGTCGAGGGCATGATGATCATGGGTGCGGTCGCTGCCTTCGCGGTGACACAGGCCACCGGCTCCCCCTATATTGGCGTCGCGGCCGGCATCATCGCAGGCGGGATATTCTCGCTCCTGTTCGGCGTCCTGACACTCACGCTGGTCGCCAATCAGGTTGCGACGGGTCTCGCGCTGACGATCTTGGGACTGGGACTTTCCGGGCAGATCGGGGAGAGCTTCGTCGGGCAGCCGGGCATCAAGCTGCAGCCGATCGCCATCCCACTGCTCTCCGAGATTCCTCTTCTCGGGCCATTGCTGTTCCGGCAGGATATCATCTTCTACCTGTCCGTCCTGCTCGTGGGCGGCATCCACTGGTTCCTGTTCAGGAGCCGCATGGGCCTGAAGTTGCGGGCGATCGGCGACAATCATGGCTCCGCCCACGCGCTGGGGATCAACGTGATCCGGACCCGTTATCTCGCCGTCATGTTCGGCGGCGCCTGCGCCGGGCTCGCCGGCGCTCACCTGTCCCTCGTCTACACCCCTCAATGGGTGGAGAACATGACGGCCGGACGCGGCTGGATCGCGCTGGCACTCGTCGTCTTCGCGTCGTGGCGGCCGCTTCGTGTGCTTGCCGGCGGATATCTGTTCGGGGCGGTCACCATCGGCCAATTGCATGCGCAGGCGCTGGGGATCGGCATACCCTCCCAGCTTCTATCCGCCATGCCCTATGTCGCGACTATTGTCGTCCTGATCATCATCTCGCATAATCGGCGCACGACGCTGATCAATACTCCCGCCTCGCTCGGAAAACCTTTCGTTCCCGAACGTTGA
- a CDS encoding cytochrome c biogenesis CcdA family protein, which translates to MSIADISFWSALLAGALSFLSPCVLPLVPPYLCYMAGISVDQFRGEGPSEAAVATRRAVLTAAVFFTLGFATVFVALGAGASTIGVLLRQHLDLLSKIGGLIIIAMGLNFLGVFRIGLLSREARFQSSGKPATLSGAYVMGLAFAFGWTPCIGPVLGAILGVAASRETVGDGATLLAVYSLGLAVPFWIAAGFSGSFMRFLSRFRRHLGAVEKVMGVLLVLTGLAFMFGFISTVAIWFQQTFPILMQIG; encoded by the coding sequence TTGTCGATTGCGGACATATCGTTTTGGAGTGCCTTGCTGGCGGGAGCCCTGTCGTTCCTGTCGCCGTGCGTGCTGCCGCTGGTACCGCCCTATCTCTGCTACATGGCTGGCATTTCCGTGGACCAGTTTCGCGGGGAGGGGCCGAGCGAGGCCGCAGTGGCAACGCGGCGGGCGGTGCTGACGGCCGCCGTCTTCTTTACCCTCGGCTTTGCAACGGTCTTCGTGGCACTCGGCGCCGGCGCATCGACCATCGGGGTGTTGCTGCGCCAGCATCTCGATCTCCTGTCCAAGATCGGCGGGCTGATCATCATCGCCATGGGCCTCAATTTCCTCGGCGTTTTCCGGATCGGTCTGCTTTCCCGCGAGGCGCGCTTTCAGAGCAGCGGAAAACCCGCAACCCTTTCCGGCGCCTATGTCATGGGCCTCGCCTTCGCATTCGGCTGGACCCCCTGCATCGGTCCGGTCCTCGGGGCAATCCTCGGTGTCGCGGCCTCCCGCGAGACGGTGGGCGACGGAGCGACGCTGCTTGCCGTCTATTCGCTCGGGCTTGCCGTCCCCTTCTGGATCGCGGCCGGCTTCTCGGGCTCGTTCATGCGTTTCCTGTCGCGCTTCCGCCGGCACCTCGGTGCTGTCGAGAAGGTCATGGGCGTGCTGCTCGTCCTCACCGGACTGGCATTCATGTTCGGGTTCATCAGTACGGTCGCGATCTGGTTCCAGCAGACCTTTCCAATCCTGATGCAAATCGGCTAA
- a CDS encoding ABC transporter ATP-binding protein, whose protein sequence is MEGSAVNPLLSVRKLTKYFGSFPACSGIDLDIGAGEIHALLGENGAGKSTFVKMLFGILDPTEGEMRWEGQPVSIRSPGEARSVGIGMVFQHFSLFEALTVAENIALSLDPRISLARISDEAASLSKAYGLPLDPKAHVADLSVGERQRIEIVRALLQNPKLIILDEPTSVLTPQEADRLFETLFKLRAEGRSVLYISHRLEEVQRICDRATVLRHGKVTGDCDPKQETAASLARMMVGSDVAGVQREDRSVPGDVRAEVKNLSVAARTPFAVALKNINLTVRAGEVLAVAGVAGNGQGELFDALSGEYPVSDNDTIRLCGTLVGRLGINDRRLLGAGFVPEERHGHAAVSEMSLSDNLLLARSQSDRRAFLGGGVMNVIRHGAIKRATQRICEEMDVRKSGEDPRAGSLSGGNLQKFIVGRELDRQPAVLVVNQPTWGVDAGASSRIRQALVDLANAGSAVIVISQDLDEIFEVATSIAVISEGRLSPSYPARELSRERIGLLMGGIHDSAHAEASHAH, encoded by the coding sequence ATGGAGGGATCGGCCGTCAATCCGCTGTTGTCGGTCCGCAAGCTTACCAAGTATTTCGGCAGCTTTCCCGCCTGCTCGGGAATCGACCTCGATATCGGCGCCGGCGAGATCCATGCGCTGCTGGGAGAGAACGGCGCCGGAAAATCGACCTTCGTCAAGATGCTCTTCGGCATTCTCGATCCGACAGAAGGTGAGATGCGCTGGGAGGGGCAGCCTGTCAGCATACGCTCGCCTGGGGAGGCCCGCTCCGTCGGAATCGGAATGGTCTTCCAGCACTTTTCGCTGTTCGAGGCCCTGACAGTAGCCGAGAATATTGCTCTCTCTCTCGATCCCAGGATTTCGCTTGCTAGGATTTCCGACGAGGCTGCGAGCCTGTCCAAGGCCTACGGATTGCCGCTCGATCCCAAGGCCCATGTTGCGGATCTCTCCGTCGGCGAACGTCAGCGCATCGAGATCGTCCGCGCGCTCCTGCAGAATCCGAAACTGATCATCCTCGACGAGCCGACCTCCGTTCTCACGCCCCAGGAGGCGGATCGCCTGTTCGAGACGCTGTTCAAGCTGAGGGCAGAGGGGCGGTCGGTGCTTTATATCAGCCATCGGCTGGAAGAGGTGCAGCGCATATGCGATCGCGCCACCGTCCTGCGCCATGGAAAGGTAACGGGCGACTGCGATCCGAAGCAGGAGACGGCAGCCTCCTTAGCGCGAATGATGGTCGGCTCCGATGTTGCCGGAGTTCAGAGGGAGGATCGCAGCGTTCCCGGTGATGTCCGGGCCGAGGTCAAAAACCTTTCTGTTGCGGCCCGTACTCCATTCGCGGTCGCCCTGAAGAACATCAACCTGACGGTGCGTGCGGGCGAGGTGCTAGCCGTAGCCGGCGTTGCGGGGAACGGGCAGGGCGAACTGTTCGATGCACTTTCCGGCGAATACCCCGTGTCGGACAACGACACGATCCGCTTGTGCGGGACGCTGGTCGGCCGCCTCGGGATCAATGACCGGCGCCTGTTGGGAGCCGGCTTTGTACCGGAGGAGCGCCATGGACATGCAGCAGTCTCGGAGATGAGCCTCTCCGACAATCTCCTCCTTGCACGCAGCCAGTCCGACCGCCGCGCGTTTCTCGGCGGCGGGGTGATGAACGTCATCCGGCACGGCGCGATCAAGCGGGCAACCCAGCGGATCTGTGAAGAGATGGATGTCCGCAAGAGTGGAGAGGATCCGCGCGCCGGCTCTCTTTCCGGCGGCAATCTTCAGAAGTTCATCGTCGGACGCGAACTCGATCGTCAGCCGGCAGTCCTGGTCGTGAACCAGCCGACATGGGGCGTCGACGCAGGCGCGTCGAGCCGCATCCGTCAGGCACTCGTCGACCTTGCCAACGCAGGTTCTGCGGTCATCGTCATCAGTCAGGACCTGGACGAGATATTCGAGGTGGCCACCAGTATCGCGGTGATTTCCGAGGGGAGGCTTTCGCCATCCTACCCCGCGCGCGAACTTAGTCGTGAAAGGATCGGCCTGCTGATGGGCGGTATCCATGATTCGGCGCATGCGGAGGCGTCCCATGCGCATTGA
- a CDS encoding ABC transporter permease, whose protein sequence is MRIELQKRDRGGRLFSFISPLLALALTLFFGGLMFWFLGKDPVDALYSFFVEPLLEVWSLHELAIKAAPLILIAVGLAACYRSNNWNIGAEGQFTIGAITGAILPVLYPDWHSPAILPLMLVMGAIGGAIYAGIPALLKTRFNTNEILTSLMLVYIAQLFLDWLVRGPWRDPQGYNFPQTKAFVPEAVLPEILDSGRAHLAIVFALVAAVAIWFMIRFMLKGFQVSVIGQSERAGRFAGFSSRRMVWFAFLLSGALAGLAGISEVSGSIGHVQPAISPGYGFTAIIVAFLGRLNPLGIIASGFVLALTYLGGEAAQLSIGISDKVSRVFQGLLLFFVLSCDTLIHYRIRLVWRQATGAAHA, encoded by the coding sequence ATGCGCATTGAACTGCAGAAACGGGACCGGGGAGGGCGCCTGTTCTCCTTCATATCGCCTCTCCTTGCGCTGGCGCTGACGCTGTTCTTTGGCGGCCTGATGTTCTGGTTCCTCGGCAAGGACCCAGTCGATGCGCTCTACAGCTTCTTCGTGGAGCCGTTGCTGGAGGTTTGGTCCCTGCATGAACTGGCCATCAAGGCTGCGCCGTTAATCCTTATCGCGGTCGGTCTTGCGGCCTGTTACCGCTCCAACAACTGGAATATCGGCGCGGAGGGACAGTTCACCATCGGCGCGATAACAGGTGCTATCCTCCCGGTCCTCTATCCGGATTGGCACTCGCCGGCGATCCTGCCGCTGATGCTCGTCATGGGTGCGATCGGCGGAGCAATCTATGCCGGCATTCCGGCGCTCCTGAAGACACGCTTCAACACGAATGAGATCCTGACGAGCCTGATGCTCGTCTATATCGCCCAGCTTTTTCTCGACTGGCTGGTGAGGGGTCCCTGGCGTGATCCCCAAGGATACAACTTTCCGCAGACAAAGGCTTTCGTGCCGGAAGCCGTGCTGCCGGAGATCCTGGATTCCGGGCGCGCCCATCTTGCCATCGTCTTTGCGCTCGTCGCCGCCGTCGCCATCTGGTTCATGATACGGTTCATGCTGAAGGGTTTTCAGGTGTCCGTGATCGGGCAATCGGAACGTGCGGGCCGTTTTGCCGGCTTCTCATCCCGGCGGATGGTCTGGTTTGCGTTCTTGCTCTCCGGAGCGCTGGCAGGGCTTGCCGGCATTTCGGAGGTTTCAGGATCCATCGGGCATGTGCAGCCGGCGATCTCTCCGGGCTACGGCTTCACCGCCATTATCGTTGCCTTCCTTGGCAGGTTGAACCCGCTCGGCATCATCGCTTCCGGATTTGTGCTCGCCCTTACCTATCTCGGAGGCGAGGCGGCTCAGCTCTCGATCGGCATTTCGGACAAGGTGAGCCGCGTCTTCCAGGGGCTTCTGCTGTTCTTCGTGCTGTCCTGCGATACCCTGATCCACTACCGCATCCGTCTCGTCTGGCGTCAGGCGACAGGAGCCGCCCATGCTTGA
- a CDS encoding UbiH/UbiF family hydroxylase, which translates to MLDYEVAVVGGGLAGTVAALAMARDGRRVALIAPEAPAHDERTTALMDHSIRFMERLGVWDRIAPTAAPLSVMQIIDGTDRLLRAPTAQFRSADVGLTAFGYNIPNRGLLECLESAISAEPNVTRHPVTMEACALAQDKAHLTLGDGTTVTADFLIGADGRSSRVRESAGIGTRRWSYPQSAIVLNFGHALPHGNISTEFHTPTGPFTQVPLPGNRSSLVWVVRPDEAERLLALPLDQISLQVEKRMQSMLGKVTVEPGPQCWPLSSLMADRFGKGRMALVGEAAHVFPPIGAQGLNLSLRDIITLTELLADTVGRPIAADAGDRFNRRRRPDIMTRTFGVDLLNRSLLSHFLPIQMLRATGMHLLNAVPPLRNLVMREGVEPGRGLRAFVDQLREEVRRKKPGGDQVEKHR; encoded by the coding sequence ATGCTGGACTATGAAGTTGCGGTGGTAGGTGGCGGATTGGCCGGCACGGTTGCAGCGCTTGCGATGGCGCGTGACGGGCGTCGGGTCGCCCTGATCGCACCGGAGGCACCGGCGCACGACGAGCGGACGACGGCGCTGATGGACCACTCCATTCGCTTCATGGAGCGCCTCGGGGTCTGGGACCGGATCGCCCCGACTGCCGCCCCTCTCAGCGTGATGCAGATCATCGACGGAACCGACCGGCTCCTGCGGGCGCCGACGGCGCAGTTCCGATCCGCCGACGTCGGTTTGACCGCATTCGGGTATAACATTCCCAACCGCGGTCTCCTCGAATGCCTGGAGAGTGCAATTTCGGCAGAGCCAAATGTCACCCGTCATCCGGTCACCATGGAGGCCTGCGCGCTGGCGCAGGACAAGGCACACCTCACGCTGGGTGACGGGACGACCGTGACCGCGGATTTCTTGATCGGTGCGGACGGGCGCTCGTCGCGCGTTCGGGAAAGTGCCGGCATCGGCACCCGGCGCTGGTCCTATCCGCAGTCGGCCATCGTGCTGAATTTCGGGCACGCTCTGCCACACGGCAACATCTCCACCGAGTTCCATACCCCCACCGGCCCCTTCACCCAGGTCCCCCTGCCCGGCAATCGCTCCAGCCTGGTCTGGGTCGTCAGACCGGACGAGGCAGAGCGGCTGCTGGCGCTTCCGCTCGATCAGATCTCCCTGCAGGTCGAGAAGCGGATGCAGTCGATGCTCGGAAAGGTGACGGTCGAGCCCGGCCCCCAATGCTGGCCGCTGTCGAGCCTGATGGCCGATCGTTTCGGCAAGGGCCGCATGGCTCTCGTCGGAGAAGCCGCTCACGTGTTTCCGCCCATTGGCGCGCAGGGGCTGAACCTCTCGCTGAGGGACATCATCACGCTGACAGAACTCCTGGCAGACACGGTGGGCAGGCCCATTGCCGCCGATGCCGGTGACCGCTTCAATCGCCGTCGCCGCCCGGACATCATGACGCGGACCTTCGGCGTCGATCTCCTGAACCGGTCGCTTCTGTCTCACTTCCTGCCCATCCAGATGCTGCGCGCTACAGGCATGCACCTTCTGAATGCGGTTCCACCGCTGCGCAATCTCGTGATGCGCGAGGGCGTGGAGCCTGGGCGCGGGCTGCGGGCGTTTGTCGACCAGCTACGGGAAGAGGTCCGGCGGAAGAAGCCCGGCGGTGATCAGGTAGAGAAGCACCGGTAG